The Brevundimonas vesicularis genome includes the window GGCGTGCCGGTCGCTGTGCTGTCGTGCTTCAGATAGCGCAAGGTTCCGCCGTGGACGGCGTGGGTCTTGGTGGTTTCCACTCAGTCGGTCTTTCGATGCATAGCGCAGATCTTGTTGCCCGAAGGGTCGCGCAAATAGGCTAGGATCATGGGGCCGAAGGGGCCCTTACGTTCGCCGGGCGGGTCCTCGATGGCGCGACCGCCGGCCGCGACGCCGGCGTCGTGGAAGGCCTGGACCATATCGGCCGTCTTGGCGTGAAAACCGATGGTGCCGCCGTTGGCGTGGCAGGCCGGCTCGCCGTCGATCGGCGCGCCGATCGCAAAGGCGCCCATGCGGGTGCGCCACCAGTAGCGGCCCTTGAGGTCCGGCCCCTGGCCCGGCTCGACGCCAAGCGCGCCTAGCGCGGCGTCATAGAATTGGCGCGACGCCTCGATGTCGTTGGCGCCGACGGTGACGTGGGTGAACATGGTCAGACCTCCCTCTTTCAGTCCGTTTTCTTAAACAACGAACCCGACGACGCGCAAGGCGTCAGAACACCACGACCGAGCGGATGCTCTTGCCCTCGTGCATCAGGTCGAAGGCCTTGTTGATGTCGTCCAGGGCGAAGGTGTGGGTGATCATCGGGTCGATCTCGATCTTTCCGTCCATGTACCAGTCGACGATCTTGGGCGTGTCGGTGCGGCCGCGCGCACCGCCGAAGGCCGAACCGCGCCAGACGCGGCCGGTGACCAACTGGAACGGGCGGGTGGCGATCTCCTTGCCGGATTCGGCGACGCCGATGACGACGCTCTCGCCCCAGCCGCGGTGGCAGGCCTCAAGCGCCTGGCGCATGACGACGGTGTTGCCGGTGCAGTCGAAGGTGTAGTCCGCGCCGCCGTCAGTCAGCTGGACCAGATGGGCCACGACGTCGGAAACCTCCTTCGGATTGACGAAATGGGTCATGCCGAAGCGACGGCCCCATTCTTCCTTGTCGCCGTTGATGTCCACGCCGACGATCATGTCGGCGCCGACCATCTTCAGCCCCTGGATGACATTCAGGCCGATGCCGCCCAGGCCGAAGACGACGCAGTTGGCGCCGGGCTCGACCTTGGCCGTGTTGACCACGGCGCCGACGCCGGTGGTCACGCCGCAGCCGACGTAGCAGGCCTTGTCGAAGGGCGCGTCCTTGCGGATCTTGGCCACCGCGATCTCGGGCAGGACGGTGAAGTTCGAGAAGGTCGAGCAGCCCATATAGTGGGCGATGGCCTGACCCTTGTAGCTGAAGCGGCTGGTGCCGTCAGGCATGACGCCCTTGCCCTGGGTGCCGCGAATGGCGGTGCACAGGTTGGTCTTGCGCGACAGGCACGACTTACACTGGCGGCATTCCGGCGTGTACAGCGGGATGACGTGATCGCCGACCGCGACCGAGGTCACGCCCGGCCCCACCTCGACCACAACGCCCGCGCCCTCGTGGCCCAGGATCGAGGGGAAGACGCCCTCGGAGTCCAGCCCGTCCAGCGTATAGGCGTCGGTGTGGCAGATGCCGGTGGCCTTGATCTCGATCAGCACCTCGCCGGCGCGCGGTCCCTCCAGATCGACCTCGACAATCTCCAACGGACGTTTGGCCTCGAAGGCGACGGCGGCGCGGGTTTTCATGGCGGGGGCTCCTGAACGATTCCCTCCTCTTCTAGGGCAGGCGCAGGATGGTATGAAGCCGTCATGTCACACACAAACCTCGTCGTCCTGACCGGAGCCGGCATATCGGCCGAGAGCGGCGTGCCGACCTTTCGGGCGTCGGATGGGCTGTGGTGCGGGCATCGGGTGGAGGACGTGGCGACGCCCGAGGGCTATGCGGCCGATCCGGCGCTGGTGCAGGACTTCTATAATCAGAGGCGGCGGCAGTTGGCCGAGGTCCAGCCTAATGCGGCGCACCAGGCGCTGGCGGTGCTGGCGGCGCGGTGGCGGGGCGACTTCCTGCTGATGACGCAGAACGTCGATGATCTGCACGATCGGGCGCATGAAGAGACGCCGCCGGCCGCCGGTTTCGAGCTGATCCATATGCACGGCGAACTGCTGAAAGGCCGCTGCACCCGGTCGGGCGTGGTGATGGACTGGGCCGGGGACATGGCGGCGGACGAGGCCTCGCCGCATCACCCCGAGGGCGTCATGCGGCCGCACATCGTCTGGTTCGGGGAGATGCCGCTTCAGATGGAGCGGATCGAGCGGGCGCTGGAGGCCTGCGACCTGTTCGTGTCCATCGGCACGTCGGGCGCGGTCTATCCGGCGGCGGCGTTCGTGCAGGCGGCGCGATATGCCGGGGCGCGGACTGTCGAGATCAACCTGGAGCCGACGTCGGGGGCGCGCCTGTTTGACGAAGGCGTTTACGGGCCGGCGACGCAGGCCGTGCCGGCCTTCCTCGACACGCTGTAGAGACGAAAACGGCGGCCGCTGCGAAGGCGGCCGCCGTTCCGGCGTTCGAAGTCGAGGCGGCTTAGGCCAGGACGACGATGGTCACGCGGCGGTTCTGCGAACGGCCCTCGGGCGTGTCGTTCGAAGCCACCGGCTGTTCCTGGCCATAGGAGATTGTGGCCATGCGGTTCAGGGCGACGCCCTGCCGGTTCAGGAAGCGACGCACGGCCTCGGCGCGTTGCTCGCCCAGCTGGTCGTTATGCTCGGGCGTGCCGGTCGAGTCGGTGTAGCCCTGGATTTCCAGATAGACGTTCTTGTTCTCGCCCTGCAGACGCTGGGCGAACTGGGCCAGGCGCTGCTCGGCCTCGGACGACAGGGCCGCCGCGTCGGTGGGGAATTTCACGGAATCGTCCGACAGCACGACCTGATAGAGGAACTTGCCCTCGGCCAGCTTGTGCGCGTCGTTGGCGCGTTGCAGGGCCTGGCCTGCGGTGCCTTCGACGGTGGTCACGCGGTTGTCGACGACTTCGACCTGATCACGCACGAAACGATGGCTGGCGCAGCCGCTGGCCGCAAAGCCGAGGGCGATGAGGGCGCCGCCGACGACCGCCGTCCTGAGTTTCGATCTGCTCAAGTTCTGTCTCCTTCTTGCCGGGAGCGCCACACCCAGTTCATGCGCAAGATGAAAATGGCGTATGAGACAAGGCGGAGTAATGACGCGCTTTGGGCGGCATCATGTCAGCTTGACCATAAGCAGATCGAATATTCGCGTTATTCTTGCATGAGCGCGGAACCATCGGCTCAGTGAAGACGTTGCGCCGCCGACGGCCGATGCCGGAGGGCGGACACGCTCATCTATCGCCGCTCTGCGCCGTCGCGCGGTTGTATTCACGACGACGCCACTTTCCTGACGCGACCGAATGTTTTCAACGGAGCCTGGCGATTTTTACAGGCGTTTTGTCCCGATGACCATGCGGCGGCGTGTTCAACTCCCATCACGGATCGGCGATTGAGCGCGGCGCGCACACGGCGCTGGGCGCTGGCGGCGACGCCGATCCTGGCCGCGCATCTGGGGCTGGCGCTGTTGATGCACGGCCAGGCGGAGCCGATCGTCGAGGCGCCGCAGACGCCGCCGATGATGGTCGAACTGGTCGAGCCGCCCTCGCCGCCTCCGCCGCCGCCCGCGCGCGTGATCGCGCCCGATCTCTCGCCAAAGCCCGACGCGCCGGCCGCCGCCGCCCAGG containing:
- a CDS encoding VOC family protein, translating into MFTHVTVGANDIEASRQFYDAALGALGVEPGQGPDLKGRYWWRTRMGAFAIGAPIDGEPACHANGGTIGFHAKTADMVQAFHDAGVAAGGRAIEDPPGERKGPFGPMILAYLRDPSGNKICAMHRKTD
- a CDS encoding S-(hydroxymethyl)glutathione dehydrogenase/class III alcohol dehydrogenase yields the protein MKTRAAVAFEAKRPLEIVEVDLEGPRAGEVLIEIKATGICHTDAYTLDGLDSEGVFPSILGHEGAGVVVEVGPGVTSVAVGDHVIPLYTPECRQCKSCLSRKTNLCTAIRGTQGKGVMPDGTSRFSYKGQAIAHYMGCSTFSNFTVLPEIAVAKIRKDAPFDKACYVGCGVTTGVGAVVNTAKVEPGANCVVFGLGGIGLNVIQGLKMVGADMIVGVDINGDKEEWGRRFGMTHFVNPKEVSDVVAHLVQLTDGGADYTFDCTGNTVVMRQALEACHRGWGESVVIGVAESGKEIATRPFQLVTGRVWRGSAFGGARGRTDTPKIVDWYMDGKIEIDPMITHTFALDDINKAFDLMHEGKSIRSVVVF
- a CDS encoding NAD-dependent deacylase, with translation MSHTNLVVLTGAGISAESGVPTFRASDGLWCGHRVEDVATPEGYAADPALVQDFYNQRRRQLAEVQPNAAHQALAVLAARWRGDFLLMTQNVDDLHDRAHEETPPAAGFELIHMHGELLKGRCTRSGVVMDWAGDMAADEASPHHPEGVMRPHIVWFGEMPLQMERIERALEACDLFVSIGTSGAVYPAAAFVQAARYAGARTVEINLEPTSGARLFDEGVYGPATQAVPAFLDTL
- a CDS encoding OmpA family protein, with the protein product MSRSKLRTAVVGGALIALGFAASGCASHRFVRDQVEVVDNRVTTVEGTAGQALQRANDAHKLAEGKFLYQVVLSDDSVKFPTDAAALSSEAEQRLAQFAQRLQGENKNVYLEIQGYTDSTGTPEHNDQLGEQRAEAVRRFLNRQGVALNRMATISYGQEQPVASNDTPEGRSQNRRVTIVVLA